One window from the genome of Populus alba chromosome 15, ASM523922v2, whole genome shotgun sequence encodes:
- the LOC118056429 gene encoding uncharacterized protein isoform X2: protein MGDPKSDDWLPEGWRVEVKVRDSGKKDKFYFPPTGGIRFNSKIEVSRYLNLSHPKSEEKEGSNDQWSSNKVVIEKTVPEGLPLGWTKEIKVTKKGGRTRRDPFYTDPVSGCVFRSMKEAHRYIESGVVGKLAFKRNRKDNYVVELKDDKTCSPAVAKKQDLEVNETPSPVTGDQSWKACEIAKHEQILNSASTGECIIVSEHTSDQYESVAKKQKLEVNRTQSSITSEHSLKSCEIAKDEQTLNLASAGEYTAVSEHTSNQCVSATKKQRLAVDRTPSSIISDQSLKSCEISKDKQILASSSTGECTAVSKHTPIQCGVGTESSSSEFPEDKGSNQTEEKCDFVRASFVEDPSRGVPEDKLLLEVRETRKEIQRAGLRKSKNKNDINLPRRASKRLAGIPLAPTPELKTITRVRRAAVEPGNEIIASTSEQASCGELDTELNTKNAFDTSKSTEMPVESNESKHGIVDMEHAGKAGSGKERDKKHECAVVSSPGKLDSAEHGRKIETANNSGEKPGLPFDLPLEELWQDPCIAFAIKTLTDAPVDSDSIKVSSGSSNNEFLGMAALDERAGKEDIGNNGNLFIPEHARGVETSNKADEKPVSPLNSPFADVWSDPCIEFAIKTLTGAIPLDFDVVQECLPQQAGSLQQQQGSGFTLPKVGPALPHAKHVNLGYSAGPSRRQHSEERSNKRRR from the exons ATGGGGGATCCTAAATCCGATGACTGGTTGCCAGAAGGCTGGAGGGTAGAAGTTAAAGTGAGAGATAGTGGTAAAAAAGATAAG TTTTATTTTCCTCCCACGGGTGGAATCAGATTCAACTCCAAGATTGAGGTATCTCGCTATCTCAATCTAAGCCATCCTAAATctgaagaaaaggaaggaagcAATGACCAGTGGTCCTCAAACAAG GTTGTAATCGAGAAGACTGTACCAGAAGGGTTACCTCTGGGATGGACCAAGGAAATCAAAGTAACAAAGAAAGGTGGCAGAACCAGAAGAGACCCG TTTTACACTGACCCTGTAAGTGGATGTGTTTTCCGCTCCATGAAGGAAGCACATCGCTACATTGAAAGTGGTGTGGTAGGAAAGCTGGCGTTCAAGCGAAACCGCAAAGACAACTATGTTGTAGAGTTGAAAGATGATAAAACCTGT TCACCAGCTGTAGCCAAGAAACAAGATTTGGAAGTCAATGAAACACCAAGTCCAGTTACAGGTGACCAGAGCTGGAAGGCATGTGAAATTGCAAAACATGAACAGATACTCAATTCGGCCTCTACAGGAGAGTGCATAATTGTCTCTGAACATACTTCTGATCAGTATGAGTCAGTAGCCAAGAAACAAAAGTTGGAAGTCAACAGAACGCAAAGTTCAATTACAAGTGAACATAGCTTGAAGTCATGCGAAATAGCTAAAGATGAACAGACACTCAACTTGGCCTCTGCAGGAGAATACACAGCTGTCTCTGAGCATACTTCTAATCAGTGTGTGTCTGCAACTAAGAAACAACGATTGGCAGTTGACAGAACTCCAAGTTCAATTATAAGTGACCAGAGCTTGAAGTCGTGTGAAATTTCCAAGGACAAACAGATACTTGCTTCATCCTCTACAGGAGAATGCACAGCTGTCTCCAAGCATACTCCTATCCAGT GTGGAGTAGGAACTGAATCAAGCAGCTCAGAATTTCCTGAGGATAAGGGTTCCAACCAAACAGAAGAGAAGTGTGATTTTGTTAGGGCTTCATTTGTTGAAGATCCTTCACGTGGTGTTCCAGAGGATAAACTATTATTGGAAGTTCGGGAGACAAGAAAGGAAATTCAAAGGGCTGGATTAAGAAAAtccaagaataaaaatgatatcaaCCTTCCTCGTCGGGCCTCAAAGCGTCTTGCTGGCATTCCACTAGCTCCAACACCAGAACTGAAGACAATAACTCGAGTTCGTCGAGCTGCAGTTGAACCAGGTAATGAGATAATTGCTAGTACAAGTGAGCAGGCTTCCTGTGGTGAGCTTGACACTGAGCTGAATACAAAGAATGCATTTGACACCTCCAAAAGCACAGAAATGCCAGTGGAGTCAAATGAAAGCAAGCATGGTATTGTGGATATGGAGCATGCTGGAAAGGCAGGATCAGGAAAGGAGCGGGACAAGAAGCATGAATGTGCTGTTGTTTCATCTCCTGGTAAACTCGATTCTGCAGAACATGGTCGAAAGATTGAAACTGCCAATAATAGTGGTGAGAAGCCAGGACTGCCTTTCGACCTGCCACTTGAGGAGTTATGGCAAGATCCATGCATTGCCTTTGCAATAAAAACTCTCACTGACGCACCTGTTGATTCTGATAGCATTAAAGTGTCATCAGGTTCAAGCAATAATGAATTTTTGGGCATGGCTGCTTTGGATGAGCGTGCTGGGAAGGAAGACATTGGGAATAATGGAAATCTGTTTATTCCAGAACATGCTAGAGGGGTTGAAACTAGCAACAAGGCTGACGAGAAGCCAGTATCTCCTCTCAACTCGCCTTTTGCGGATGTGTGGTCAGACCCCTGCATCGAATTTGCAATAAAAACTCTCACAGGTGCCATTCCACTGGACTTTGATGTGGTTCAGGAGTGCCTTCCGCAGCAAGCTGGCTCTTTGCAACAACAACAGGGTAGTGGCTTCACCTTGCCAAAAGTAG GGCCTGCATTGCCGCACGCTAAACATGTTAATTTAGGATACTCAGCTGGACCCAGTCGACGGCAGCATAGCGAAGAAAGAAGCAATAAACGTCGAAGATAA
- the LOC118056429 gene encoding uncharacterized protein isoform X1, producing the protein MGDPKSDDWLPEGWRVEVKVRDSGKKDKFYFPPTGGIRFNSKIEVSRYLNLSHPKSEEKEGSNDQWSSNKVVIEKTVPEGLPLGWTKEIKVTKKGGRTRRDPFYTDPVSGCVFRSMKEAHRYIESGVVGKLAFKRNRKDNYVVELKDDKTCSPAVAKKQDLEVNETPSPVTGDQSWKACEIAKHEQILNSASTGECIIVSEHTSDQYESVAKKQKLEVNRTQSSITSEHSLKSCEIAKDEQTLNLASAGEYTAVSEHTSNQCVSATKKQRLAVDRTPSSIISDQSLKSCEISKDKQILASSSTGECTAVSKHTPIQCGVGTESSSSEFPEDKGSNQTEEKCDFVRASFVEDPSRGVPEDKLLLEVRETRKEIQRAGLRKSKNKNDINLPRRASKRLAGIPLAPTPELKTITRVRRAAVEPGNEIIASTSEQASCGELDTELNTKNAFDTSKSTEMPVESNESKHGIVDMEHAGKAGSGKERDKKHECAVVSSPGKLDSAEHGRKIETANNSGEKPGLPFDLPLEELWQDPCIAFAIKTLTDAPVDSDSIKVSSGSSNNEFLGMAALDERAGKEDIGNNGNLFIPEHARGVETSNKADEKPVSPLNSPFADVWSDPCIEFAIKTLTGAIPLDFDVVQECLPQQAGSLQQQQGSGFTLPKVGEFCQAEFLCQQFGTSEKPSFNQAALAGPALPHAKHVNLGYSAGPSRRQHSEERSNKRRR; encoded by the exons ATGGGGGATCCTAAATCCGATGACTGGTTGCCAGAAGGCTGGAGGGTAGAAGTTAAAGTGAGAGATAGTGGTAAAAAAGATAAG TTTTATTTTCCTCCCACGGGTGGAATCAGATTCAACTCCAAGATTGAGGTATCTCGCTATCTCAATCTAAGCCATCCTAAATctgaagaaaaggaaggaagcAATGACCAGTGGTCCTCAAACAAG GTTGTAATCGAGAAGACTGTACCAGAAGGGTTACCTCTGGGATGGACCAAGGAAATCAAAGTAACAAAGAAAGGTGGCAGAACCAGAAGAGACCCG TTTTACACTGACCCTGTAAGTGGATGTGTTTTCCGCTCCATGAAGGAAGCACATCGCTACATTGAAAGTGGTGTGGTAGGAAAGCTGGCGTTCAAGCGAAACCGCAAAGACAACTATGTTGTAGAGTTGAAAGATGATAAAACCTGT TCACCAGCTGTAGCCAAGAAACAAGATTTGGAAGTCAATGAAACACCAAGTCCAGTTACAGGTGACCAGAGCTGGAAGGCATGTGAAATTGCAAAACATGAACAGATACTCAATTCGGCCTCTACAGGAGAGTGCATAATTGTCTCTGAACATACTTCTGATCAGTATGAGTCAGTAGCCAAGAAACAAAAGTTGGAAGTCAACAGAACGCAAAGTTCAATTACAAGTGAACATAGCTTGAAGTCATGCGAAATAGCTAAAGATGAACAGACACTCAACTTGGCCTCTGCAGGAGAATACACAGCTGTCTCTGAGCATACTTCTAATCAGTGTGTGTCTGCAACTAAGAAACAACGATTGGCAGTTGACAGAACTCCAAGTTCAATTATAAGTGACCAGAGCTTGAAGTCGTGTGAAATTTCCAAGGACAAACAGATACTTGCTTCATCCTCTACAGGAGAATGCACAGCTGTCTCCAAGCATACTCCTATCCAGT GTGGAGTAGGAACTGAATCAAGCAGCTCAGAATTTCCTGAGGATAAGGGTTCCAACCAAACAGAAGAGAAGTGTGATTTTGTTAGGGCTTCATTTGTTGAAGATCCTTCACGTGGTGTTCCAGAGGATAAACTATTATTGGAAGTTCGGGAGACAAGAAAGGAAATTCAAAGGGCTGGATTAAGAAAAtccaagaataaaaatgatatcaaCCTTCCTCGTCGGGCCTCAAAGCGTCTTGCTGGCATTCCACTAGCTCCAACACCAGAACTGAAGACAATAACTCGAGTTCGTCGAGCTGCAGTTGAACCAGGTAATGAGATAATTGCTAGTACAAGTGAGCAGGCTTCCTGTGGTGAGCTTGACACTGAGCTGAATACAAAGAATGCATTTGACACCTCCAAAAGCACAGAAATGCCAGTGGAGTCAAATGAAAGCAAGCATGGTATTGTGGATATGGAGCATGCTGGAAAGGCAGGATCAGGAAAGGAGCGGGACAAGAAGCATGAATGTGCTGTTGTTTCATCTCCTGGTAAACTCGATTCTGCAGAACATGGTCGAAAGATTGAAACTGCCAATAATAGTGGTGAGAAGCCAGGACTGCCTTTCGACCTGCCACTTGAGGAGTTATGGCAAGATCCATGCATTGCCTTTGCAATAAAAACTCTCACTGACGCACCTGTTGATTCTGATAGCATTAAAGTGTCATCAGGTTCAAGCAATAATGAATTTTTGGGCATGGCTGCTTTGGATGAGCGTGCTGGGAAGGAAGACATTGGGAATAATGGAAATCTGTTTATTCCAGAACATGCTAGAGGGGTTGAAACTAGCAACAAGGCTGACGAGAAGCCAGTATCTCCTCTCAACTCGCCTTTTGCGGATGTGTGGTCAGACCCCTGCATCGAATTTGCAATAAAAACTCTCACAGGTGCCATTCCACTGGACTTTGATGTGGTTCAGGAGTGCCTTCCGCAGCAAGCTGGCTCTTTGCAACAACAACAGGGTAGTGGCTTCACCTTGCCAAAAGTAGGTGAGTTTTGCCAAGCTGAATTTTTATGCCAGCAATTTGGCACTTCAGAGAAGCCTTCATTTAATCAAGCAGCTTTGGCAGGGCCTGCATTGCCGCACGCTAAACATGTTAATTTAGGATACTCAGCTGGACCCAGTCGACGGCAGCATAGCGAAGAAAGAAGCAATAAACGTCGAAGATAA
- the LOC118056429 gene encoding uncharacterized protein isoform X5 gives MKEAHRYIESGVVGKLAFKRNRKDNYVVELKDDKTCSPAVAKKQDLEVNETPSPVTGDQSWKACEIAKHEQILNSASTGECIIVSEHTSDQYESVAKKQKLEVNRTQSSITSEHSLKSCEIAKDEQTLNLASAGEYTAVSEHTSNQCVSATKKQRLAVDRTPSSIISDQSLKSCEISKDKQILASSSTGECTAVSKHTPIQCGVGTESSSSEFPEDKGSNQTEEKCDFVRASFVEDPSRGVPEDKLLLEVRETRKEIQRAGLRKSKNKNDINLPRRASKRLAGIPLAPTPELKTITRVRRAAVEPGNEIIASTSEQASCGELDTELNTKNAFDTSKSTEMPVESNESKHGIVDMEHAGKAGSGKERDKKHECAVVSSPGKLDSAEHGRKIETANNSGEKPGLPFDLPLEELWQDPCIAFAIKTLTDAPVDSDSIKVSSGSSNNEFLGMAALDERAGKEDIGNNGNLFIPEHARGVETSNKADEKPVSPLNSPFADVWSDPCIEFAIKTLTGAIPLDFDVVQECLPQQAGSLQQQQGSGFTLPKVGEFCQAEFLCQQFGTSEKPSFNQAALAGPALPHAKHVNLGYSAGPSRRQHSEERSNKRRR, from the exons ATGAAGGAAGCACATCGCTACATTGAAAGTGGTGTGGTAGGAAAGCTGGCGTTCAAGCGAAACCGCAAAGACAACTATGTTGTAGAGTTGAAAGATGATAAAACCTGT TCACCAGCTGTAGCCAAGAAACAAGATTTGGAAGTCAATGAAACACCAAGTCCAGTTACAGGTGACCAGAGCTGGAAGGCATGTGAAATTGCAAAACATGAACAGATACTCAATTCGGCCTCTACAGGAGAGTGCATAATTGTCTCTGAACATACTTCTGATCAGTATGAGTCAGTAGCCAAGAAACAAAAGTTGGAAGTCAACAGAACGCAAAGTTCAATTACAAGTGAACATAGCTTGAAGTCATGCGAAATAGCTAAAGATGAACAGACACTCAACTTGGCCTCTGCAGGAGAATACACAGCTGTCTCTGAGCATACTTCTAATCAGTGTGTGTCTGCAACTAAGAAACAACGATTGGCAGTTGACAGAACTCCAAGTTCAATTATAAGTGACCAGAGCTTGAAGTCGTGTGAAATTTCCAAGGACAAACAGATACTTGCTTCATCCTCTACAGGAGAATGCACAGCTGTCTCCAAGCATACTCCTATCCAGT GTGGAGTAGGAACTGAATCAAGCAGCTCAGAATTTCCTGAGGATAAGGGTTCCAACCAAACAGAAGAGAAGTGTGATTTTGTTAGGGCTTCATTTGTTGAAGATCCTTCACGTGGTGTTCCAGAGGATAAACTATTATTGGAAGTTCGGGAGACAAGAAAGGAAATTCAAAGGGCTGGATTAAGAAAAtccaagaataaaaatgatatcaaCCTTCCTCGTCGGGCCTCAAAGCGTCTTGCTGGCATTCCACTAGCTCCAACACCAGAACTGAAGACAATAACTCGAGTTCGTCGAGCTGCAGTTGAACCAGGTAATGAGATAATTGCTAGTACAAGTGAGCAGGCTTCCTGTGGTGAGCTTGACACTGAGCTGAATACAAAGAATGCATTTGACACCTCCAAAAGCACAGAAATGCCAGTGGAGTCAAATGAAAGCAAGCATGGTATTGTGGATATGGAGCATGCTGGAAAGGCAGGATCAGGAAAGGAGCGGGACAAGAAGCATGAATGTGCTGTTGTTTCATCTCCTGGTAAACTCGATTCTGCAGAACATGGTCGAAAGATTGAAACTGCCAATAATAGTGGTGAGAAGCCAGGACTGCCTTTCGACCTGCCACTTGAGGAGTTATGGCAAGATCCATGCATTGCCTTTGCAATAAAAACTCTCACTGACGCACCTGTTGATTCTGATAGCATTAAAGTGTCATCAGGTTCAAGCAATAATGAATTTTTGGGCATGGCTGCTTTGGATGAGCGTGCTGGGAAGGAAGACATTGGGAATAATGGAAATCTGTTTATTCCAGAACATGCTAGAGGGGTTGAAACTAGCAACAAGGCTGACGAGAAGCCAGTATCTCCTCTCAACTCGCCTTTTGCGGATGTGTGGTCAGACCCCTGCATCGAATTTGCAATAAAAACTCTCACAGGTGCCATTCCACTGGACTTTGATGTGGTTCAGGAGTGCCTTCCGCAGCAAGCTGGCTCTTTGCAACAACAACAGGGTAGTGGCTTCACCTTGCCAAAAGTAGGTGAGTTTTGCCAAGCTGAATTTTTATGCCAGCAATTTGGCACTTCAGAGAAGCCTTCATTTAATCAAGCAGCTTTGGCAGGGCCTGCATTGCCGCACGCTAAACATGTTAATTTAGGATACTCAGCTGGACCCAGTCGACGGCAGCATAGCGAAGAAAGAAGCAATAAACGTCGAAGATAA
- the LOC118056429 gene encoding uncharacterized protein isoform X3 encodes MGDPKSDDWLPEGWRVEVKVRDSGKKDKFYFPPTGGIRFNSKIEVSRYLNLSHPKSEEKEGSNDQWSSNKVVIEKTVPEGLPLGWTKEIKVTKKGGRTRRDPSPAVAKKQDLEVNETPSPVTGDQSWKACEIAKHEQILNSASTGECIIVSEHTSDQYESVAKKQKLEVNRTQSSITSEHSLKSCEIAKDEQTLNLASAGEYTAVSEHTSNQCVSATKKQRLAVDRTPSSIISDQSLKSCEISKDKQILASSSTGECTAVSKHTPIQCGVGTESSSSEFPEDKGSNQTEEKCDFVRASFVEDPSRGVPEDKLLLEVRETRKEIQRAGLRKSKNKNDINLPRRASKRLAGIPLAPTPELKTITRVRRAAVEPGNEIIASTSEQASCGELDTELNTKNAFDTSKSTEMPVESNESKHGIVDMEHAGKAGSGKERDKKHECAVVSSPGKLDSAEHGRKIETANNSGEKPGLPFDLPLEELWQDPCIAFAIKTLTDAPVDSDSIKVSSGSSNNEFLGMAALDERAGKEDIGNNGNLFIPEHARGVETSNKADEKPVSPLNSPFADVWSDPCIEFAIKTLTGAIPLDFDVVQECLPQQAGSLQQQQGSGFTLPKVGEFCQAEFLCQQFGTSEKPSFNQAALAGPALPHAKHVNLGYSAGPSRRQHSEERSNKRRR; translated from the exons ATGGGGGATCCTAAATCCGATGACTGGTTGCCAGAAGGCTGGAGGGTAGAAGTTAAAGTGAGAGATAGTGGTAAAAAAGATAAG TTTTATTTTCCTCCCACGGGTGGAATCAGATTCAACTCCAAGATTGAGGTATCTCGCTATCTCAATCTAAGCCATCCTAAATctgaagaaaaggaaggaagcAATGACCAGTGGTCCTCAAACAAG GTTGTAATCGAGAAGACTGTACCAGAAGGGTTACCTCTGGGATGGACCAAGGAAATCAAAGTAACAAAGAAAGGTGGCAGAACCAGAAGAGACCCG TCACCAGCTGTAGCCAAGAAACAAGATTTGGAAGTCAATGAAACACCAAGTCCAGTTACAGGTGACCAGAGCTGGAAGGCATGTGAAATTGCAAAACATGAACAGATACTCAATTCGGCCTCTACAGGAGAGTGCATAATTGTCTCTGAACATACTTCTGATCAGTATGAGTCAGTAGCCAAGAAACAAAAGTTGGAAGTCAACAGAACGCAAAGTTCAATTACAAGTGAACATAGCTTGAAGTCATGCGAAATAGCTAAAGATGAACAGACACTCAACTTGGCCTCTGCAGGAGAATACACAGCTGTCTCTGAGCATACTTCTAATCAGTGTGTGTCTGCAACTAAGAAACAACGATTGGCAGTTGACAGAACTCCAAGTTCAATTATAAGTGACCAGAGCTTGAAGTCGTGTGAAATTTCCAAGGACAAACAGATACTTGCTTCATCCTCTACAGGAGAATGCACAGCTGTCTCCAAGCATACTCCTATCCAGT GTGGAGTAGGAACTGAATCAAGCAGCTCAGAATTTCCTGAGGATAAGGGTTCCAACCAAACAGAAGAGAAGTGTGATTTTGTTAGGGCTTCATTTGTTGAAGATCCTTCACGTGGTGTTCCAGAGGATAAACTATTATTGGAAGTTCGGGAGACAAGAAAGGAAATTCAAAGGGCTGGATTAAGAAAAtccaagaataaaaatgatatcaaCCTTCCTCGTCGGGCCTCAAAGCGTCTTGCTGGCATTCCACTAGCTCCAACACCAGAACTGAAGACAATAACTCGAGTTCGTCGAGCTGCAGTTGAACCAGGTAATGAGATAATTGCTAGTACAAGTGAGCAGGCTTCCTGTGGTGAGCTTGACACTGAGCTGAATACAAAGAATGCATTTGACACCTCCAAAAGCACAGAAATGCCAGTGGAGTCAAATGAAAGCAAGCATGGTATTGTGGATATGGAGCATGCTGGAAAGGCAGGATCAGGAAAGGAGCGGGACAAGAAGCATGAATGTGCTGTTGTTTCATCTCCTGGTAAACTCGATTCTGCAGAACATGGTCGAAAGATTGAAACTGCCAATAATAGTGGTGAGAAGCCAGGACTGCCTTTCGACCTGCCACTTGAGGAGTTATGGCAAGATCCATGCATTGCCTTTGCAATAAAAACTCTCACTGACGCACCTGTTGATTCTGATAGCATTAAAGTGTCATCAGGTTCAAGCAATAATGAATTTTTGGGCATGGCTGCTTTGGATGAGCGTGCTGGGAAGGAAGACATTGGGAATAATGGAAATCTGTTTATTCCAGAACATGCTAGAGGGGTTGAAACTAGCAACAAGGCTGACGAGAAGCCAGTATCTCCTCTCAACTCGCCTTTTGCGGATGTGTGGTCAGACCCCTGCATCGAATTTGCAATAAAAACTCTCACAGGTGCCATTCCACTGGACTTTGATGTGGTTCAGGAGTGCCTTCCGCAGCAAGCTGGCTCTTTGCAACAACAACAGGGTAGTGGCTTCACCTTGCCAAAAGTAGGTGAGTTTTGCCAAGCTGAATTTTTATGCCAGCAATTTGGCACTTCAGAGAAGCCTTCATTTAATCAAGCAGCTTTGGCAGGGCCTGCATTGCCGCACGCTAAACATGTTAATTTAGGATACTCAGCTGGACCCAGTCGACGGCAGCATAGCGAAGAAAGAAGCAATAAACGTCGAAGATAA
- the LOC118056428 gene encoding membrane steroid-binding protein 1, with protein MALELWETLKEAITAYTGLSPATFFTVVALGLAAYYVISGFFGGSDHHQHVPRQYEEQMQPLPPPVQLGEVTEEELKQYDGTDSKKPLLMAIKGQIYDVSQSRMFYGPGGPYALFAGKDASRALAKMSFEDKDLTGDVSGLGPFELEALQDWEYKFMSKYEKVGTIKNTVPVTDGTSTSEPAAEATESDASKPAEDGPAATAHVETPAVAESKEE; from the exons ATGGCTTTGGAACTATGGGAAACACTGAAAGAAGCCATAACAGCATACACAGGACTATCACCAGCTACTTTCTTTACGGTTGTAGCTTTAGGATTGGCCGCTTATTATGTGATATCAGGTTTTTTTGGTGGGTCTGATCATCATCAACATGTACCAAGACAATATGAAGAGCAGATGCAACCTTTACCTCCACCTGTTCAACTTGGTGAAGTCACCGAAGAAGAACTAAAACAGTATGATGGTACTGACTCTAAAAAGCCTTTGCTTATGGCTATTAAGGGTCAGATCTATGATGTTTCTCAAAGCAG GATGTTTTATGGACCTGGCGGACCTTATGCATTGTTTGCTGGCAAGGATGCTAGCAGGGCTCTAGCAAAGATgtcttttgaagataaagatttaACCGGTGATGTCTCTGGTCTTGGTCCATTTGAATTGGAAGCCTTGCAGGACTGGGAATACAAGTTCATGAGCAAATATGAAAAGGTTGGAACAATCAAGAATACAGTTCCAGTAACTGATGGAACCTCCACCAGTGAACCTGCTGCAGAGGCTACAGAAAGTGATGCTTCCAAGCCTGCCGAAGATGGTCCGGCAGCTACTGCACATGTCGAAACCCCCGCCGTCGCTGAATCCAAGGAGGAATAG
- the LOC118056429 gene encoding uncharacterized protein isoform X4 — MGDPKSDDWLPEGWRVEVKVRDSGKKDKFYFPPTGGIRFNSKIEVSRYLNLSHPKSEEKEGSNDQWSSNKVVIEKTVPEGLPLGWTKEIKVTKKGGRTRRDPFYTDPVSGCVFRSMKEAHRYIESGVVGKLAFKRNRKDNYVVELKDDKTCSPAVAKKQDLEVNETPSPVTGDQSWKACEIAKHEQILNSASTGECIIVSEHTSDQYESVAKKQKLEVNRTQSSITSEHSLKSCEIAKDEQTLNLASAGEYTAVSEHTSNQCVSATKKQRLAVDRTPSSIISDQSLKSCEISKDKQILASSSTGECTAVSKHTPIQCGVGTESSSSEFPEDKGSNQTEEKCDFVRASFVEDPSRGVPEDKLLLEVRETRKEIQRAGLRKSKNKNDINLPRRASKRLAGIPLAPTPELKTITRVRRAAVEPGNEIIASTSEQASCGELDTELNTKNAFDTSKSTEMPVESNESKHGIVDMEHAGKAGSGKERDKKHECAVVSSPGKLDSAEHGRKIETANNSGEKPGLPFDLPLEELWQDPCIAFAIKTLTDAPVDSDSIKVSSGSSNNEFLGMAALDERAGKEDIGNNGNLFIPEHARGVETSNKADEKPVSPLNSPFADVWSDPCIEFAIKTLTGAIPLDFDVVQECLPQQAGSLQQQQGSGFTLPKGLHCRTLNMLI; from the exons ATGGGGGATCCTAAATCCGATGACTGGTTGCCAGAAGGCTGGAGGGTAGAAGTTAAAGTGAGAGATAGTGGTAAAAAAGATAAG TTTTATTTTCCTCCCACGGGTGGAATCAGATTCAACTCCAAGATTGAGGTATCTCGCTATCTCAATCTAAGCCATCCTAAATctgaagaaaaggaaggaagcAATGACCAGTGGTCCTCAAACAAG GTTGTAATCGAGAAGACTGTACCAGAAGGGTTACCTCTGGGATGGACCAAGGAAATCAAAGTAACAAAGAAAGGTGGCAGAACCAGAAGAGACCCG TTTTACACTGACCCTGTAAGTGGATGTGTTTTCCGCTCCATGAAGGAAGCACATCGCTACATTGAAAGTGGTGTGGTAGGAAAGCTGGCGTTCAAGCGAAACCGCAAAGACAACTATGTTGTAGAGTTGAAAGATGATAAAACCTGT TCACCAGCTGTAGCCAAGAAACAAGATTTGGAAGTCAATGAAACACCAAGTCCAGTTACAGGTGACCAGAGCTGGAAGGCATGTGAAATTGCAAAACATGAACAGATACTCAATTCGGCCTCTACAGGAGAGTGCATAATTGTCTCTGAACATACTTCTGATCAGTATGAGTCAGTAGCCAAGAAACAAAAGTTGGAAGTCAACAGAACGCAAAGTTCAATTACAAGTGAACATAGCTTGAAGTCATGCGAAATAGCTAAAGATGAACAGACACTCAACTTGGCCTCTGCAGGAGAATACACAGCTGTCTCTGAGCATACTTCTAATCAGTGTGTGTCTGCAACTAAGAAACAACGATTGGCAGTTGACAGAACTCCAAGTTCAATTATAAGTGACCAGAGCTTGAAGTCGTGTGAAATTTCCAAGGACAAACAGATACTTGCTTCATCCTCTACAGGAGAATGCACAGCTGTCTCCAAGCATACTCCTATCCAGT GTGGAGTAGGAACTGAATCAAGCAGCTCAGAATTTCCTGAGGATAAGGGTTCCAACCAAACAGAAGAGAAGTGTGATTTTGTTAGGGCTTCATTTGTTGAAGATCCTTCACGTGGTGTTCCAGAGGATAAACTATTATTGGAAGTTCGGGAGACAAGAAAGGAAATTCAAAGGGCTGGATTAAGAAAAtccaagaataaaaatgatatcaaCCTTCCTCGTCGGGCCTCAAAGCGTCTTGCTGGCATTCCACTAGCTCCAACACCAGAACTGAAGACAATAACTCGAGTTCGTCGAGCTGCAGTTGAACCAGGTAATGAGATAATTGCTAGTACAAGTGAGCAGGCTTCCTGTGGTGAGCTTGACACTGAGCTGAATACAAAGAATGCATTTGACACCTCCAAAAGCACAGAAATGCCAGTGGAGTCAAATGAAAGCAAGCATGGTATTGTGGATATGGAGCATGCTGGAAAGGCAGGATCAGGAAAGGAGCGGGACAAGAAGCATGAATGTGCTGTTGTTTCATCTCCTGGTAAACTCGATTCTGCAGAACATGGTCGAAAGATTGAAACTGCCAATAATAGTGGTGAGAAGCCAGGACTGCCTTTCGACCTGCCACTTGAGGAGTTATGGCAAGATCCATGCATTGCCTTTGCAATAAAAACTCTCACTGACGCACCTGTTGATTCTGATAGCATTAAAGTGTCATCAGGTTCAAGCAATAATGAATTTTTGGGCATGGCTGCTTTGGATGAGCGTGCTGGGAAGGAAGACATTGGGAATAATGGAAATCTGTTTATTCCAGAACATGCTAGAGGGGTTGAAACTAGCAACAAGGCTGACGAGAAGCCAGTATCTCCTCTCAACTCGCCTTTTGCGGATGTGTGGTCAGACCCCTGCATCGAATTTGCAATAAAAACTCTCACAGGTGCCATTCCACTGGACTTTGATGTGGTTCAGGAGTGCCTTCCGCAGCAAGCTGGCTCTTTGCAACAACAACAGGGTAGTGGCTTCACCTTGCCAAAA GGCCTGCATTGCCGCACGCTAAACATGTTAATTTAG